Proteins from a single region of Gemmatimonadales bacterium:
- a CDS encoding diacylglycerol kinase family protein: protein MARALIITNPAAARTAPLAMDAVRRALRAAGWHAEVCATGGPGDARRLAEEGVRDGVDVVAVFGGDGTTMQAAAALVGTEVALGVIPGGTGNLLAGNLRIPTSPARAARVLARGRARPFDLGRMQRPGSTEYFAVCCGAGMDARVMAGTASHHKRRWGMAAYVATTLRLIGDVRSTPHSVTVDGVEYEATAAMLLIANCGEIIPPLVRLRSGIVPDDGLLDVVVMRADTVGQSVRAIWDLLRETPSTGGPEAYVGHARGREIRVETLAPEPVQLDGELAGETPFTATVVPGAIKVVAPDAA, encoded by the coding sequence GTGGCGCGCGCGCTCATCATCACCAACCCGGCCGCCGCGCGCACCGCGCCGCTCGCGATGGACGCGGTGCGCCGGGCGCTGCGCGCGGCGGGCTGGCACGCCGAGGTGTGCGCCACGGGGGGCCCGGGCGACGCGCGCCGCTTGGCCGAAGAGGGCGTGCGCGACGGCGTGGACGTGGTCGCGGTGTTCGGTGGAGACGGCACCACCATGCAGGCTGCCGCCGCGCTCGTGGGGACCGAGGTGGCGCTCGGCGTGATCCCCGGCGGCACCGGCAACTTGCTGGCCGGCAATCTTCGCATCCCCACGTCGCCGGCGCGCGCCGCCCGCGTGCTCGCGCGGGGGCGCGCGCGCCCATTCGATCTCGGGCGGATGCAGCGCCCCGGCAGCACCGAATATTTCGCCGTCTGCTGCGGCGCCGGCATGGACGCGCGGGTCATGGCCGGCACCGCGTCCCATCACAAGCGGCGCTGGGGCATGGCCGCGTACGTGGCGACGACATTGCGGCTGATCGGGGACGTGCGCAGCACGCCGCACAGCGTGACGGTGGACGGCGTCGAGTACGAAGCCACCGCCGCAATGCTCCTCATCGCCAATTGCGGCGAGATCATCCCGCCGCTGGTGCGGCTCCGCTCCGGCATCGTGCCGGACGACGGATTGCTCGACGTGGTCGTCATGCGTGCCGACACCGTGGGCCAGAGTGTCCGGGCCATCTGGGACCTCCTCCGCGAAACGCCGTCGACCGGTGGCCCCGAGGCGTACGTGGGGCACGCCCGCGGGCGCGAGATCCGGGTCGAGACGCTCGCACCGGAACCGGTGCAGCTCGACGGCGAGCTGGCGGGCGAGACCCCGTTCACGGCCACCGTGGTGCCTGGGGCCATCAAGGTCGTCGCACCGGACGCGGCGTGA